In Candidatus Mycalebacterium zealandia, one DNA window encodes the following:
- a CDS encoding DUF4147 domain-containing protein, producing MSNKTLRKDAMKILDAAIEAVNPERCVLEHVSIKGNSLKVDGKIYDLSSYGKIFVVSFGKAAAAMAAAAEKLLGDRITDGIVVSNSVPREKFSRLKFTLSSHPVPDEKSFRAAREIMTLLEKTGEKDLVLFLISGGGSSMLAMPREGLSLEDKQKVTEQLLISGVDTYGLNTVRKKLSSIKGGGLLKQALPSEVLTLILSDVAGDNLEMISSGPTVEDTTTFKEAWRVVEALGVEHQIPPKVVVHLERGLKDEKSARESIPKTARVRTVIVGNNAKCVRAAEKRARELGYSTIGLSSQVKGEAKEVAKCVAAVALDIERFGKPVKMPACVIFGGETTVNVRQKGKGGRNTETALSFCMEIIGHENIVGLFAGTDGIDGPTDAAGAICDGSSRLLARKRGISARDYLMANDSYTFFDSLGDLIKTGPTGTNVMDIGIVLAGPPGKA from the coding sequence ATGTCAAACAAAACCCTCAGAAAAGACGCGATGAAGATTCTGGACGCCGCAATTGAGGCGGTCAATCCCGAACGGTGCGTGCTTGAGCATGTGTCGATCAAAGGAAACTCTCTCAAAGTGGACGGAAAAATCTACGACCTTTCGTCATATGGCAAAATCTTTGTGGTTTCGTTCGGCAAAGCCGCGGCGGCGATGGCGGCGGCGGCGGAAAAACTTCTCGGCGACCGCATCACGGACGGAATTGTTGTTTCAAACTCCGTGCCGCGCGAAAAGTTCTCACGCTTGAAGTTTACGCTTTCAAGCCATCCCGTTCCCGATGAAAAAAGTTTCCGTGCCGCACGCGAAATAATGACTTTGCTTGAAAAAACCGGAGAAAAAGATTTGGTGCTTTTCCTCATATCGGGCGGCGGCAGTTCAATGCTGGCGATGCCGCGCGAAGGGCTGTCGCTTGAAGACAAGCAGAAGGTTACCGAGCAACTGCTGATTTCCGGCGTGGACACATACGGGCTCAACACCGTAAGAAAAAAACTGTCCAGCATAAAAGGCGGAGGGCTTTTGAAACAGGCGCTTCCATCCGAGGTTTTGACGCTTATTCTTTCTGATGTCGCGGGAGACAACCTTGAGATGATATCGTCCGGTCCCACCGTTGAGGACACCACCACCTTCAAGGAGGCGTGGCGTGTTGTTGAAGCGCTGGGCGTTGAGCATCAGATTCCGCCTAAGGTTGTGGTTCATCTTGAACGCGGTCTTAAAGACGAAAAATCAGCGCGGGAAAGCATTCCCAAAACCGCGCGCGTTCGCACGGTTATTGTGGGAAACAACGCCAAATGCGTGAGAGCGGCGGAGAAAAGAGCGCGTGAACTCGGCTACTCAACAATCGGGCTGTCGTCTCAGGTGAAGGGCGAAGCGAAAGAGGTTGCCAAATGCGTGGCGGCGGTCGCGCTTGACATTGAGCGTTTCGGCAAGCCCGTCAAAATGCCAGCTTGCGTAATCTTCGGCGGTGAAACAACCGTGAATGTGAGGCAGAAAGGCAAAGGCGGCAGAAACACCGAAACCGCGCTGTCGTTCTGCATGGAGATTATCGGACATGAGAATATAGTGGGGCTTTTCGCCGGAACAGACGGAATTGACGGACCTACTGACGCTGCGGGCGCGATATGCGACGGCTCTTCGCGTCTGCTCGCCAGAAAACGGGGAATCAGCGCACGCGATTACCTTATGGCGAATGACTCCTACACATTTTTTGACTCTCTCGGAGACTTAATCAAAACGGGACCCACGGGAACAAACGTTATGGACATCGGGATTGTTCTCGCCGGACCGCCGGGGAAAGCATGA
- the nuoE gene encoding NADH-quinone oxidoreductase subunit NuoE, whose protein sequence is MPLPGETRAEIEQIAEKAETPRSGLIPALWAVQKRLGWLSEESMVEVAEILDITPSSVQNVATFYTMFFTKPIGKHIVWVCRTLSCALKGAEEVESYIYEKLGISSGETTQDGKITVMEAECLAACGSAPVMLVDNTLHENLTHESVDKILDDLRSK, encoded by the coding sequence ATGCCCCTTCCCGGTGAGACAAGAGCAGAAATAGAGCAAATCGCGGAGAAAGCGGAAACACCGCGTTCGGGGCTTATTCCGGCTTTGTGGGCGGTTCAGAAACGGCTCGGCTGGCTCAGCGAAGAGTCAATGGTTGAAGTCGCGGAAATTCTGGACATCACACCTTCAAGCGTCCAGAATGTTGCCACCTTTTACACAATGTTTTTCACAAAACCGATAGGCAAGCACATCGTCTGGGTGTGCAGAACGCTCTCATGCGCTCTTAAAGGAGCGGAGGAAGTGGAGAGTTACATCTACGAAAAACTCGGAATTTCATCGGGTGAAACCACACAGGATGGCAAAATAACCGTTATGGAGGCAGAATGCCTCGCGGCTTGCGGCTCGGCTCCGGTGATGCTTGTTGACAATACTCTGCATGAAAATCTGACACACGAATCGGTTGACAAAATTCTGGACGACTTGAGAAGCAAATAG
- a CDS encoding cob(I)yrinic acid a,c-diamide adenosyltransferase, whose amino-acid sequence MLCAVAKKRITRVYTKTGDAGETALIGGGRARKDSARVIAYGDVDELNSSLGAARAFCENPEILAIISEIQNDLFILGSDLASPPDVDAPRTGKARAEKLEKWIDRFLEDMESLKEFILPAGGSAGALLHISRSVCRRAERSAVTLLKKEKTGSDAVVYLNRLSDLLFVLARAANQNDGFNEVSVDFGKKP is encoded by the coding sequence ATGCTTTGCGCAGTGGCAAAAAAACGCATAACACGGGTTTACACAAAGACCGGAGATGCGGGCGAAACCGCGCTTATAGGCGGTGGCAGAGCGCGCAAGGATTCGGCGCGGGTTATTGCCTATGGCGATGTTGACGAGTTGAACTCGTCTCTCGGAGCCGCGCGCGCTTTTTGCGAAAACCCCGAAATCCTCGCGATTATCTCCGAAATTCAGAACGACCTTTTCATTCTCGGCTCCGACCTCGCCAGCCCGCCCGATGTTGACGCGCCCAGAACCGGAAAAGCGCGCGCCGAAAAACTTGAAAAATGGATAGACCGCTTTCTTGAAGACATGGAATCTCTCAAAGAGTTTATTCTTCCGGCGGGCGGGTCCGCGGGGGCGCTTCTTCATATTTCGCGCTCGGTGTGCCGAAGGGCGGAGAGAAGCGCGGTTACCCTTCTGAAAAAAGAAAAAACCGGTTCCGATGCGGTTGTTTATCTGAACCGCCTGTCCGACCTGCTTTTTGTTCTCGCCCGTGCGGCGAACCAAAATGACGGATTTAACGAGGTTTCGGTTGATTTTGGTAAAAAACCTTGA
- a CDS encoding methyltransferase domain-containing protein produces the protein MSERKLEIVHPEIERYMGSLAESAQPVCDTVLEMEELARERDFPIVGRLAGRFLFQQALLLGAKRIFEMGSGFGYSAYWFARAAGGDVICTDTSPENAELAGGFMKKAGFEKKVRFFTGDAIDILTNTGGEFDIVFCDIDKEAYPSAFAAARGKIRKGGLFLADNAFWDGKAALPDGSPAAQGIIKFNKTAVSDPDFLTVQVPLRDGISVSLKLV, from the coding sequence TTGAGCGAGCGGAAACTGGAAATTGTTCACCCTGAAATAGAACGTTATATGGGCTCGCTCGCGGAGTCCGCGCAGCCTGTTTGCGACACCGTGCTTGAAATGGAAGAACTGGCGCGGGAGCGCGATTTTCCAATTGTGGGTCGGCTGGCGGGCAGGTTTCTTTTTCAGCAGGCGCTTCTGCTCGGTGCGAAAAGGATTTTTGAAATGGGTTCGGGCTTTGGGTATTCGGCTTACTGGTTTGCCCGCGCGGCGGGCGGCGATGTTATCTGCACGGACACATCGCCCGAAAACGCCGAACTCGCGGGCGGTTTTATGAAAAAAGCGGGTTTTGAAAAAAAGGTTCGGTTTTTTACCGGAGACGCGATTGACATTCTCACAAACACCGGCGGCGAGTTTGATATAGTTTTCTGCGACATAGACAAAGAGGCGTATCCTTCCGCGTTTGCCGCCGCCCGGGGAAAGATTCGCAAAGGCGGGCTTTTTCTGGCGGACAACGCTTTCTGGGACGGCAAAGCCGCGCTGCCGGACGGTTCGCCCGCCGCGCAAGGAATAATAAAATTCAACAAAACGGCCGTGTCCGACCCGGATTTTCTCACCGTTCAGGTTCCTTTAAGGGACGGAATTTCGGTGAGTTTGAAACTGGTTTGA
- the glnD gene encoding [protein-PII] uridylyltransferase, protein MATGTTDKTAAEKLAKFYRRGAKSIEKKHFSFAPRNRMSAGIELARERTALVDSFIKKAAADSKGKIPEGVSLVALGGYGRREMCPFSDVDILVLHKPGFEDAAAQIGEKVFYPLWDLKLDLGHAVRTLDDCVDLCSRDFVSLTSHLDNRYIAGDREQCENLERILSAEIVSSCSARFIDEKLAEAFERRKKFGSSVWMLEPNVKEAEGALRDLNTILWLGQAKYKIKTFDDLLAEGILSEKEARLTNRCMSFLFLVRSHLHYLTGRRQDKLTFDFQDSVARFFGHADSSSMKAVEKFMRIYYLRAGFVSEQFQRMVDKVAGKPVRCGARIRHLENGFTISDGVLSVKGKNVFRETPVNLIRVFEYVDRHDAEMSPYLRGLIREQSPRIDEKTRKDPEFNRVFIGILKNGKNVYKTLSLMNRLRFLAHYIPEFGRIVCMMQHNAYHLYTVDIHSLFLVKEVEELFKYKREEEFPLLTKAAESVVSRDILYLACLFHDIGKGVSGTRHEIASRDMVRKINRRMGLSGRNAEVLEFLVENHQVMSDFSQKQDTNDIELVSKFARTVGDEERLALLYVLTFADLRSVGDVWNNWKGMLLRRLFFSASRIFESGRVGQLRSFDTRKKMVCSEIARVSEGMISEREAARIIKTMPESYLFSHSPLDMERHFRLMKSGRSGSIATQVIHHEKEGFDEFTFWGKDRKKLFRTLCGAMSANGLDIMSVRAECSSNGNVLDILYVSKLGKSASDDPGLWKKLNDDIKNALSEKLDLEAVLKRREKNSSYRKTVPQQPSRVFFDNISSDRATIVEVVAKDEPGILYKISSVISDMHLSIIYAKVSTRAEQVFDVFYVTRRGGRKVETPDILKKLEKALLKVISSKPQSVVK, encoded by the coding sequence ATGGCGACAGGCACAACGGACAAAACGGCGGCGGAAAAACTGGCAAAGTTTTACCGGCGCGGCGCGAAAAGCATAGAGAAAAAGCATTTCTCCTTCGCTCCGCGCAACAGGATGTCCGCAGGAATTGAACTCGCCCGCGAAAGGACGGCGCTTGTTGATTCCTTCATAAAAAAAGCCGCCGCGGACTCAAAAGGCAAAATCCCCGAAGGGGTGTCGCTTGTGGCTCTGGGCGGTTACGGCAGGCGCGAGATGTGCCCGTTTTCAGATGTGGACATTCTCGTTCTGCACAAACCGGGCTTTGAAGACGCCGCCGCGCAAATCGGCGAGAAGGTTTTCTATCCGCTCTGGGATTTGAAGCTGGATTTGGGGCACGCTGTCAGAACGCTTGACGATTGCGTCGATTTGTGCTCGCGGGACTTTGTGTCTCTCACATCACATCTCGACAACCGCTACATCGCGGGCGACCGTGAACAGTGTGAGAATTTGGAGCGGATTTTGTCCGCCGAAATTGTGTCCTCGTGTTCGGCGCGTTTTATTGATGAAAAACTCGCCGAAGCGTTTGAACGCAGAAAAAAGTTCGGCAGTTCGGTGTGGATGCTTGAGCCCAACGTCAAAGAAGCCGAGGGCGCGCTGCGAGACCTCAACACGATTCTCTGGCTGGGGCAGGCGAAATACAAAATCAAAACATTTGACGATTTGCTCGCCGAGGGAATCCTGAGTGAAAAAGAGGCGCGGCTTACGAACAGGTGTATGAGTTTTCTTTTCCTCGTGCGCTCGCATCTTCACTACCTGACGGGACGGCGGCAGGACAAACTCACCTTTGATTTTCAGGACAGCGTGGCGCGGTTCTTCGGGCATGCGGACTCCTCATCAATGAAGGCGGTTGAGAAGTTTATGAGGATTTACTATCTGAGAGCGGGGTTTGTGAGCGAGCAGTTTCAGCGCATGGTTGATAAGGTTGCCGGAAAACCGGTGCGGTGCGGCGCGAGAATCCGGCACCTTGAAAACGGCTTCACAATCAGCGACGGGGTTTTGTCTGTTAAGGGAAAAAATGTTTTCAGAGAAACTCCCGTGAACCTCATAAGGGTGTTTGAATACGTGGACAGGCATGACGCGGAAATGAGTCCGTATCTGCGCGGGCTCATAAGGGAGCAATCGCCGCGCATTGACGAAAAAACCAGAAAAGACCCGGAGTTCAACCGCGTGTTCATCGGAATTCTCAAAAACGGTAAAAATGTTTACAAAACGCTGTCGTTGATGAACCGCTTGCGGTTTCTCGCCCATTACATACCGGAGTTCGGAAGAATCGTCTGCATGATGCAACACAACGCCTACCACCTTTACACGGTGGACATTCACTCGCTTTTCCTCGTGAAAGAGGTGGAAGAACTGTTCAAATACAAGAGAGAAGAAGAGTTTCCGCTTCTCACAAAAGCCGCCGAATCGGTCGTCAGCCGCGACATTCTCTATCTCGCGTGCCTTTTTCACGACATTGGCAAGGGCGTTTCAGGAACGCGCCATGAAATCGCGAGCAGGGATATGGTGCGCAAAATCAACCGCCGGATGGGGCTTTCGGGGCGCAACGCCGAAGTTCTTGAGTTCCTGGTTGAAAACCATCAGGTTATGTCCGATTTTTCGCAAAAGCAGGACACAAACGACATTGAACTCGTTTCAAAGTTTGCCCGCACGGTTGGAGACGAGGAGCGTCTCGCGCTTCTTTACGTGCTGACTTTCGCGGATTTGCGCTCGGTCGGCGATGTGTGGAATAACTGGAAGGGGATGCTTTTGAGGCGGTTGTTTTTTTCCGCTTCACGGATTTTTGAGAGCGGGCGGGTCGGTCAGTTGCGCTCATTTGACACGAGAAAAAAGATGGTCTGTTCGGAAATCGCCCGCGTTTCCGAAGGCATGATTTCAGAGAGAGAGGCGGCGCGCATTATCAAAACCATGCCCGAATCGTATCTGTTCAGCCATTCACCCCTTGATATGGAAAGGCATTTCCGCCTGATGAAATCGGGTCGGAGCGGGAGCATTGCCACTCAGGTTATTCACCACGAAAAAGAGGGCTTTGACGAGTTCACTTTCTGGGGGAAAGACCGCAAAAAACTTTTCCGCACTCTTTGCGGGGCGATGAGCGCGAACGGATTGGACATAATGAGCGTGAGGGCGGAGTGCTCTTCAAACGGCAATGTTCTGGATATTCTGTATGTGAGCAAACTCGGCAAGTCCGCGTCTGATGACCCGGGGTTGTGGAAGAAACTCAACGATGACATAAAAAACGCGCTTTCGGAAAAACTGGATTTGGAAGCGGTTTTGAAAAGGCGCGAAAAAAACTCCTCATACCGCAAAACCGTGCCGCAACAGCCGTCGCGCGTCTTTTTTGATAACATCTCATCAGACAGGGCAACCATTGTTGAGGTTGTCGCCAAAGACGAACCGGGCATTCTCTACAAAATCTCAAGCGTTATCTCAGACATGCATTTGTCAATAATCTACGCCAAGGTTTCAACGCGGGCGGAGCAGGTTTTTGACGTTTTCTATGTTACGCGGCGCGGTGGACGCAAAGTGGAAACCCCCGATATTCTTAAGAAACTCGAAAAGGCGCTTCTTAAAGTGATAAGCTCCAAACCTCAGAGCGTTGTGAAGTGA
- the nadB gene encoding L-aspartate oxidase, producing the protein MSKQVLETDVLVIGGGLAGLYAAFSAASYGSKVALVTRTTLKESNSYWAQGGIAAAVDVGDSTVLHADDTLKAGCGLCSPEAVEILVREGRERVIEMAEFGMEFDSDRDGFDLGLEGGHSKRRVLHAGGAATGRKMVEFLISSVKKESGVALFEGTEVEGLISSGDSCFGAWTVGPDREPGAVLARSTILATGGAAALFGRTTNPQAAKGEVIRMAYEAGAEIMDMEFVQFHPTAFYSGSGQCFLISEALRGEGARLVDENGEGFMAGCHRLGDLAPRDAVSKAIHLQMSESGKDFVCLDLADVKPEVIKNRFGDIYRRCLENGVDCISEPIPVAPAAHYTIGGVKSGLGGETSLKGLYCCGETACAGVHGANRLASNSLLECLVFSKRAAHGAAENTAPVTRDLPPRPVLRSGGENAERYPELIRTIVSKADSLLGIVREAGEMKSFIADLETALGEAEDIAGWRGDRIAAMATACLMMARAALLREETRGVHIRRDFPETDPEFCKHSVFGKNSGGLKPRLEEL; encoded by the coding sequence GTGAGCAAACAGGTTCTGGAAACTGATGTTCTTGTGATAGGCGGCGGCCTTGCAGGGCTTTACGCTGCTTTCTCCGCTGCTTCCTACGGCTCAAAGGTTGCGCTTGTTACCCGCACAACCCTCAAAGAAAGCAACTCATACTGGGCGCAGGGCGGAATAGCCGCCGCTGTTGACGTTGGGGACTCAACCGTTCTTCACGCGGACGACACGCTCAAAGCGGGCTGCGGTTTGTGCTCTCCGGAGGCGGTTGAGATTCTTGTCCGCGAGGGCAGGGAGCGGGTGATTGAGATGGCGGAGTTCGGAATGGAGTTTGATTCGGACCGTGACGGCTTTGATTTGGGGCTTGAAGGCGGGCATTCAAAGCGGCGCGTTTTGCATGCGGGCGGTGCGGCAACCGGCAGAAAAATGGTGGAGTTTCTCATTTCGTCCGTTAAAAAGGAAAGCGGCGTCGCGCTTTTCGAGGGAACCGAGGTTGAGGGCTTGATCTCTTCGGGAGACAGTTGTTTCGGCGCATGGACTGTCGGTCCGGACCGTGAGCCCGGCGCGGTGCTGGCTCGCTCAACGATTCTCGCCACGGGCGGAGCCGCCGCGCTTTTCGGCAGAACAACAAACCCGCAAGCCGCCAAAGGCGAGGTAATACGTATGGCTTACGAGGCGGGCGCGGAGATAATGGACATGGAGTTTGTGCAGTTTCACCCGACCGCGTTTTATTCCGGAAGCGGACAATGTTTTCTCATATCCGAAGCGCTCAGGGGTGAGGGCGCGCGCCTTGTTGATGAAAACGGCGAAGGGTTTATGGCGGGATGCCACCGGCTCGGCGACCTCGCGCCCAGAGACGCGGTTTCAAAGGCGATACATTTGCAGATGAGCGAATCGGGAAAGGATTTTGTCTGTCTTGACCTTGCGGACGTGAAACCCGAAGTTATAAAAAACCGGTTTGGCGACATATACCGCAGATGCCTTGAAAACGGCGTTGACTGTATTTCGGAGCCAATTCCGGTCGCGCCCGCCGCACACTACACAATTGGCGGAGTGAAAAGCGGACTCGGCGGCGAAACAAGTTTGAAAGGACTTTACTGTTGCGGCGAAACCGCCTGCGCGGGTGTTCACGGCGCGAACCGCCTTGCGAGCAACTCCCTGCTTGAATGTCTTGTTTTTTCAAAACGCGCGGCGCACGGCGCGGCGGAAAACACAGCACCTGTCACGCGAGACCTTCCCCCGCGTCCGGTTTTGCGTTCGGGCGGGGAAAACGCCGAAAGGTATCCCGAACTCATACGGACGATTGTGTCAAAAGCCGATTCCCTTCTCGGCATAGTCAGAGAGGCGGGTGAGATGAAAAGTTTTATCGCAGACCTTGAAACTGCGCTCGGCGAGGCGGAGGATATTGCGGGATGGAGGGGAGACCGGATTGCCGCGATGGCGACCGCCTGCCTTATGATGGCGCGCGCGGCTCTTCTGAGAGAGGAAACCAGAGGGGTTCACATAAGACGCGACTTTCCCGAAACCGACCCGGAATTTTGCAAACACAGCGTTTTCGGCAAGAATTCGGGCGGGCTGAAACCCCGGTTGGAGGAACTTTGA
- the nadC gene encoding carboxylating nicotinate-nucleotide diphosphorylase has product MKNERKPPVLDFEKVDRLIEAAVEEDVRSGDVTTELLFETDVPCRALVRAKQPGILAGVDVARLVFEKLDKNLEWQTSKTDGDVLAAGSEIVSIAGSQKHILTGERLALNVLQRLSGIATFAARFAEEVKGTGACVVDTRKTAPGLRELEKYAVRLGGCGNHRFGLYDGILIKDNHIKLAGGVKKAIEKVKSGVDASEHNYARFPIEVEAKELHQVSEAVEAGADVVMLDNMSVDLMKEAVRIVDGKILTEASGGVTLENVKRVASTGVDIISVGALTHSAPALDISLDMI; this is encoded by the coding sequence TTGAAGAACGAAAGAAAACCGCCCGTTCTTGATTTTGAAAAGGTTGACCGCCTCATAGAAGCCGCCGTTGAGGAGGATGTGAGAAGCGGAGACGTTACGACCGAGTTGCTTTTTGAAACCGATGTTCCATGCCGTGCGCTTGTGCGCGCCAAACAGCCCGGAATTCTTGCGGGTGTTGATGTGGCGCGCCTTGTTTTTGAAAAACTTGACAAAAACCTTGAATGGCAAACCTCTAAAACTGACGGAGATGTGCTTGCCGCCGGCTCTGAAATCGTCTCCATAGCTGGCTCGCAAAAACACATACTCACGGGCGAGCGGCTTGCGCTCAATGTTCTCCAACGCCTTAGCGGAATAGCAACCTTTGCGGCGCGTTTTGCCGAAGAGGTTAAAGGCACGGGCGCGTGCGTGGTGGATACGCGCAAAACCGCTCCGGGCTTGCGGGAACTTGAAAAATACGCCGTGCGGCTCGGCGGCTGCGGAAACCACAGGTTCGGTCTTTACGACGGCATTCTCATAAAAGACAACCACATAAAACTTGCGGGCGGCGTGAAAAAGGCGATAGAGAAGGTCAAAAGCGGTGTTGACGCGTCCGAGCACAACTACGCGCGTTTTCCCATTGAGGTTGAGGCGAAGGAACTGCATCAGGTTTCGGAAGCGGTTGAGGCGGGGGCGGATGTCGTTATGCTTGACAATATGAGCGTAGATTTGATGAAAGAGGCGGTAAGGATTGTGGACGGAAAAATACTCACTGAAGCGTCTGGCGGCGTTACGCTTGAAAATGTGAAGCGGGTTGCCTCAACCGGCGTTGACATAATCTCAGTCGGCGCGCTTACCCATTCAGCGCCCGCGCTGGACATTAGTCTTGATATGATTTGA
- the nadA gene encoding quinolinate synthase NadA: MARRVEELKKEKNAVILAHNYQIAEVQDIADYVGDSLGLSQTAASTNAEIIVFCGVHFMAETASIISPDKKVLIPDENAGCSLSDTITVEQLQEWKTEHPGAVVVSYVNTSAAVKSESDYCVTSSNAVKVVESIPPDRKILFLPDIFLGSYVSRVTGREMEIWPGECHVHAGIKVKDIKRVRDEHPAAEVVIHPECGCTTHYLYDSVSGGEAAGDVRFLSTSGMTEYARNGGDEFIVATETGMLHRLRKDNPGKKFFPASPEAVCEYMKMITLEKVLLSLTDEIYEVKVPENLAIRAKKPIDRMLGASER; the protein is encoded by the coding sequence ATTGCCCGGCGGGTAGAAGAACTCAAAAAAGAGAAAAACGCCGTTATACTCGCTCATAACTACCAGATTGCCGAAGTTCAGGATATTGCCGACTATGTGGGCGATTCCCTCGGTCTGTCGCAAACCGCCGCAAGCACGAACGCGGAAATCATCGTTTTCTGCGGCGTTCACTTTATGGCGGAAACCGCGAGCATAATCTCGCCCGATAAAAAAGTGCTTATTCCCGATGAAAACGCGGGCTGTTCGCTTTCGGACACTATCACCGTTGAGCAACTCCAAGAGTGGAAAACCGAGCATCCCGGCGCGGTCGTGGTGTCTTATGTAAACACATCGGCGGCGGTCAAAAGCGAAAGCGATTACTGCGTTACATCGTCAAACGCTGTCAAGGTTGTGGAATCCATTCCGCCGGACAGAAAAATCCTGTTCCTGCCGGACATTTTTCTCGGTTCGTATGTTTCAAGGGTAACGGGCAGGGAAATGGAGATTTGGCCCGGCGAGTGCCATGTTCACGCGGGCATCAAGGTGAAAGACATAAAGCGCGTCAGGGACGAGCATCCCGCCGCCGAAGTGGTTATCCATCCCGAATGCGGATGCACAACGCACTATCTCTATGACAGCGTTTCGGGCGGAGAAGCCGCCGGAGATGTGAGGTTTCTCTCAACTTCGGGAATGACCGAGTATGCGCGTAACGGCGGAGACGAGTTCATAGTCGCCACGGAAACAGGAATGCTTCACCGCCTTCGCAAAGACAACCCCGGCAAAAAGTTTTTCCCCGCCAGCCCTGAAGCGGTTTGTGAATATATGAAAATGATAACGCTTGAAAAGGTCCTGCTCTCTCTCACCGATGAGATATACGAGGTGAAAGTGCCCGAAAATCTTGCCATCCGGGCGAAAAAACCCATAGACAGAATGCTCGGCGCCTCGGAGCGCTGA
- a CDS encoding ferritin, with product MVIGKKMQDAINKQINAELYSSYVYLAMAAECEANGFTGFGKWMRKQSEEENAHAMKLFDFVLDRGGRAELQAIDKPKSSFGSVKQMFEQSLKHERLVTDMIHKLHALSIAQKDQTSAVMLEWFIAEQVEEEKTASDILDALKLAGTNPAALLMLDREVGARETAE from the coding sequence ATGGTTATTGGAAAGAAAATGCAAGACGCCATAAACAAGCAGATTAACGCCGAGCTGTACTCATCTTACGTGTATCTGGCAATGGCTGCGGAATGCGAAGCAAACGGATTTACCGGTTTCGGAAAATGGATGAGAAAACAGAGCGAAGAAGAAAACGCGCATGCTATGAAACTGTTTGATTTTGTTCTTGACAGGGGCGGACGCGCGGAGTTGCAAGCGATAGACAAACCAAAATCGTCCTTTGGTTCGGTTAAGCAGATGTTTGAGCAGTCTCTCAAACACGAGCGCCTCGTAACGGACATGATCCACAAGCTTCACGCGCTTTCCATCGCTCAAAAGGATCAGACAAGCGCCGTTATGCTTGAATGGTTCATAGCGGAACAGGTTGAAGAGGAAAAAACCGCGAGCGATATCCTTGACGCTCTGAAACTTGCGGGAACAAACCCCGCCGCGCTTCTTATGCTTGACAGGGAAGTCGGCGCTCGGGAAACGGCGGAATAA